In Cicer arietinum cultivar CDC Frontier isolate Library 1 chromosome 7, Cicar.CDCFrontier_v2.0, whole genome shotgun sequence, a single window of DNA contains:
- the LOC140918704 gene encoding protein neprosin-like — translation MPHIEDEPKKNSREKHNLQISSRELQINKPAAKTIQSPDGDIIDCVMFHKQPAFDHPLLKGHKLLNPPKIPRKHNQTRILNNKFQLWSLSGETCSEGTISIRRTKEKEILRATSIRKLGRTFNIIQKDSINNGHEDPPNGNWLLKFGSIFIEEIGYWPSSLFTHLNYKATTIQFGGEIMNRKSTGSHTSTQMGSGHFAEEGFGKASYFKNLQVMDSNRNLIPLPNLQVLASNQNCYNIKGGTNHFMGNYFYYGGPGKNDKCP, via the exons AAATAAGTAGCCGCGAATTACAAATCAACAAACCTGCTGCCAAAACGATTCAG AGCCCTGATGGTGATATTATAGATTGTGTTATGTTTCATAAACAACCAGCTTTTGATCATCCTCTCTTGAAAGGACATAAAttattg aatcCTCCAAAAATTCCAAGAAAGCACAACCAAACGAGAATTTTGAACAACAAATTTCAATTGTGGAGTTTATCTGGTGAGACATGCTCTGAAGGAACAATTTCAATTAgaagaacaaaagaaaaagaaatattaagagcTACGTCTATTAGAAAATTGGGAAGAACATTCAATATTATACAAAAGGATAGCATTAACAATGGACACGAG gATCCGCCAAATGGGAATTGGTTGCTTAAATTTGGATCTATTTTTATTGAAGAAATTGGGTACTGGCCATCGTCATTATTCACACATTTAAACTATAAGGCAACGACGATTCAATTTGGTGGAGAAATAATGAATAGAAAGTCAACAGGGTCTCACACTTCTACCCAAATGGGTAGTGGACATTTTGCTGAGGAGGGTTTTGGAAAAGCTTCATATTTTAAGAATTTGCAAGTTATGGATTCAAATAGAAACTTGATTCCATTGCCAAATCTACAAGTGCTTGCAAGCAATCAAAATTGTTATAACATAAAAGGAGGGACTAATCATTTCATGggaaattatttttactatgGTGGACCTGGCAAGAATGACAAATGTCCTTAA
- the LOC101490218 gene encoding large ribosomal subunit protein uL15y has translation MTTSLKKNRKKRGHVSAGHGRIGKHRKHPGGRGNAGGMHHHRILFDKYHPGYFGKVGMRYFHKLRNKFHCPTVNIDTLWSLLPQEVKDKASKSKETAPVIDVTQFGYFKVLGKGVLPKNQPVVVKAKLVSKIAEKKIKEAGGAVLLTA, from the coding sequence ATGACCACCAGCCTCAAGAAAAACCGCAAGAAGCGCGGCCACGTCAGCGCCGGCCACGGACGCATAGGCAAACACCGCAAGCATCCTGGAGGACGAGGAAACGCCGGAGGCATGCACCACCACCGCATCCTCTTCGACAAGTACCATCCCGGTTACTTCGGTAAAGTAGGAATGCGTTACTTCCACAAACTCCGCAACAAATTCCACTGTCCAACGGTGAACATCGACACTCTCTGGTCTCTTCTTCCTCAAGAGGTGAAGGATAAAGCTTCTAAATCGAAGGAAACTGCACCAGTGATCGATGTTACTCAGTTTGGTTACTTTAAGGTTTTGGGTAAAGGTGTTTTGCCGAAGAATCAGCCTGTTGTTGTTAAAGCTAAACTTGTTTCCAAGATTGCTGAGAAGAAGATTAAAGAGGCTGGTGGTGCTGTTCTTCTTACTgcttag
- the LOC101490539 gene encoding uncharacterized protein: protein MAVSLGNLALLLDISSPRSLTLDRKPRPVVLVDAILKRDISSSSSSASSSCGCSYASEGEVRGRVVVARGKSNSEQNGVDFDAESSDEEGGIGDGDEFEFEKKIRRRVKEFEERRELEKKAEELQGSFEDGGEVTEEEKRMRVRKELEKVAKEQAERRATAQLMFDLGQKAYGRGMYGRAIEFLEGALTIIPRPTLFGGEIQIWLAMAYEANNRHKDCIALYKQLEKSHPSISIRRQAAELRYILQAPKLKITQEEMVTIPLIGSSYDSYAGTWSDKNKDRKNGSVNNPFPSSRDNLLDFLVWRPPAGLGKNRAFWVGLTIWLGLVGAALFIQR, encoded by the exons ATGGCCGTGAGTCTTGGGAACCTTGCGTTATTACTCGACATTTCTTCACCGCGAAGCTTAACTCTCGACAGAAAACCCCGTCCCGTTGTACTAGTGGACGCGATTCTCAAGAGAgacatttcttcttcttcttcttccgcTTCCTCGTCGTGCGGTTGTAGTTACGCATCCGAGGGTGAGGTGCGTGGGCGCGTGGTTGTGGCGCGTGGGAAGTCGAATTCGGAGCAGAACGGGGTGGACTTTGACGCGGAGTCGAGCGATGAGGAGGGAGGGATTGGGGATGGGGATGAGTTTGAGTTTGAGAAGAAAATAAGGAGGAGGGTGAAAGAGTTTGAGGAGAGGAGGGAGCTTGAGAAGAAAGCTGAGGAGTTGCAAGGTAGTTTTGAGGATGGAGGGGAAGTTACTGAGGAGGAGAAGAGGATGAGAGTTAGGAAAGAGCTCGAAAAG GTGGCTAAAGAGCAGGCGGAGAGGAGGGCCACAGCTCAATTGATGTTTGATTTGGGCCAGAAAGCATACGGTAGAGGCATGTATGGACGAGCCATTGAGTTTCTTGAAGGTGCACTCACTATCATACCCAGACCTACATTATTTGGTGGTGAG ATACAAATATGGCTGGCTATGGCTTATGAAGCCAATAATCGCCATAAAGATTGCATTGCTCTATACAAGCAATTAGAAAAGTCGCATCCTAGTATTAGCATCCGACGCCAAGCTGCAGAGCTTCGTTACATTTTGCAAGCGCCAAAGCTCAAGATAACCCAAGAGGAGATGGTGACTATACCCTTGATTGGTTCCAGTTATGACAG TTATGCGGGAACATGGAGCGACAAAAACAAGGATCGAAAGAATGGATCAGTGAACAATCCTTTTCCATCATCTAGAGATAACCTTTTGGACTTTCTTGTGTGGAGACCTCCTGCTGGATTAGGGAAAAATCGAGCTTTCTGGGTCGGTTTGACAATATGGTTGGGATTAGTTGGTGCTGCTCTCTTCATTCAAAGATGA